One window of Acyrthosiphon pisum isolate AL4f unplaced genomic scaffold, pea_aphid_22Mar2018_4r6ur Scaffold_21645;HRSCAF=24476, whole genome shotgun sequence genomic DNA carries:
- the LOC100573735 gene encoding uncharacterized protein LOC100573735, whose amino-acid sequence MMDNDNVEVIEVMMDNDNVEAGEVAMDDDNVEIVVMNGDEQVSDDDNFVGVFDLSPLYDIEGVEQIAPIVARLLVDRPAGVQHPLPEPHNLGALNYVCTYCRARHFKCEETSPNHFSTCCNDGLMAVSGLRVLTPAPHLLQRLLVEDSVEGRH is encoded by the exons ATGATGGACAATGACAACGTTGAGGTAATTGAGGTCATGATGGACAATGACAACGTTGAGGCAGGCGAAGTCGCGATGGACGACGACAACGTTGAAATAGTTGTCATGAACGGAGACGAACAAGTATCAGATGATGATAACTTTGTTGGTGTTTTCGACCTTTCACCACTGTACGATATTGAAGGG GTTGAACAAATCGCCCCGATTGTTGCTAGACTGTTGGTAGACCGTCCGGCTGGCGTTCAGCACCCACTACCGGAACCACACAACTTAGGTGCATTGAATTACGTATGCACGTATTGTAGGGCCCGCCACTTTAAGTGCGAGGAAACAAGCCCGAATCATTTTTCAACATGCTGCAATGACGGTCTGATGGCCGTTTCAGGACTGCGTGTGTTGACACCTGCACCGCATTTACTACAGAGGTTGTTGGTTGAAGATTCGGTAGAAGG